The genomic DNA TGTTTTTGGCTGCGTTCCGTTGTCCATATTTTGCTCCAGTAAAGAGGATAGATAGGAAGCAATTTCTTTTTCTTTAGAATAGTTCCCCTTTAATAGTGATTCCCCTTTTACATTTGTAATTGCTAAATAAATTGCATTTCCTACACTAGGATTTCGGTTCAAAGTCTCTAAAATTTCCTGCATTCCCTTTTCAATTATTTTTTTATTAAATATAATAACACGCAATTGTCCCAACTCTAGAGGTCCAGAAGATTTTTCGGATGCTCTTGCAAGAACTTCTCTACCAGTCTGTCCTGATGCTGAATAGATTTTCGTTTCACCTTCCCCTCCTCCTTTATAAGCTGAAATCGCAAAGGTTCCTTTTAGCTTGCCTTCTGCTTCAGTATCATATGCCGCAACTTGAACTAAGTCAATGTCATCCACAATTTTCGTTTTAGCACAACCTATTAAGAAGACACTTACTATAAGGAAAAGTATCCATCGCTTCATGTTTATCTCCTTAACTTTATTTTGGCGGTTTGAATTAGCCATAGTACGGGTAGGTATACATATATATATATAAAGCCAATTTGACCTGTCCAAGTATTTAATAAGTTAATTTTATTACGGTTATTCAAGAAAAATGATAAAACAAAGATGAATACGATGATAACTGGCAAAACATATTTTTGCTTTATTCCCAGTGCCTCTTTTATACCACGACTTACTCCCCATAATGTAAAGGAAACATTGGGTAATATAAAAAAAGCCCAAACAGAAACAATAATGTATTCAAATCGCTCTATAAAGGGAAATTGTATAATTTTAATCATGCTTAAATATGCCCATATCGCACTCGCTAGTTGTTTTTCACTAAAAAACGCAAGAGTTAAAATCATAAGGTATGTGTAGACAATAGTCGTTACTAAATTTGCATAGTGCGCATATTTCTGAGACGTTCTTGCCTTTTTAATAAATGGGTAGTACAACAATAACATTTCAAATCCAAAAAAACTAAACATATTTCCTTTCATTCCTTTCATAATTTCTAGGAATGAATGCTGTGCGATTGGAAATAAATTCTGAAAATCTGCATACTGCAAAGGATAAAAAAATGTGAAGATTAGAATGCTGGGGATAACGACTCCAAAGAAGCCGATTCCAGCAACTACACGAAATCCTCCAGTAACAATGTAATAACATAGACCCAAAAAAGCCCCTGCTATAATCCAAGATGAAATTGAAGGAAACATCCAAACATGTACTACTTCGATATAAGTATGTAGTGTTGTTGCACCTAACAATACAATATAGGATAAA from Bacillus basilensis includes the following:
- a CDS encoding GerAB/ArcD/ProY family transporter, translated to MKQIPIEYQVSPYMVFFLIITIQMGVGMLGFERISAKLVGNDAWISTLLFGISVNLMIWIIYQILNQGNGDIIAINQNVLGKWIGGMFNFIFLSYIVLLGATTLHTYIEVVHVWMFPSISSWIIAGAFLGLCYYIVTGGFRVVAGIGFFGVVIPSILIFTFFYPLQYADFQNLFPIAQHSFLEIMKGMKGNMFSFFGFEMLLLYYPFIKKARTSQKYAHYANLVTTIVYTYLMILTLAFFSEKQLASAIWAYLSMIKIIQFPFIERFEYIIVSVWAFFILPNVSFTLWGVSRGIKEALGIKQKYVLPVIIVFIFVLSFFLNNRNKINLLNTWTGQIGFIYIYVYLPVLWLIQTAKIKLRR